In Aquiflexum balticum DSM 16537, a single genomic region encodes these proteins:
- the leuD gene encoding 3-isopropylmalate dehydratase small subunit, with protein MAYDKFNKLKSTVVPLPAENVDTDQIIPARFLKATEREGFGDNLFRDWRYDVEGNPKKDFVLNDPTYSGKILLAGKNFGSGSSREHAVWALYDYGFRCVVSSFFADIFKNNCLNIGVLPVTISPEFAEVLFNAVEENPSTEIEIDIDKQAITLLSTGQYETFDINSYKKENMKNGFDDIDYLLNIKDEIITFAENK; from the coding sequence ATGGCTTACGATAAATTTAATAAACTCAAAAGTACAGTAGTCCCATTGCCAGCTGAAAACGTGGATACCGATCAGATTATTCCTGCCCGCTTCTTAAAGGCGACGGAAAGAGAAGGTTTTGGTGACAACCTTTTCCGCGATTGGCGATACGATGTGGAAGGTAACCCCAAAAAAGACTTTGTACTAAATGATCCGACCTATTCCGGCAAAATCCTCTTGGCAGGGAAGAACTTTGGTTCAGGATCAAGTAGAGAGCATGCCGTTTGGGCCCTTTATGATTATGGGTTCAGGTGTGTGGTTTCCAGCTTTTTTGCAGATATCTTTAAAAATAACTGCCTCAATATTGGAGTCCTTCCGGTTACCATCAGTCCTGAGTTTGCAGAAGTCTTGTTCAATGCTGTTGAGGAAAATCCAAGTACAGAAATTGAAATTGATATTGACAAACAGGCCATTACTTTGTTATCAACTGGTCAATATGAGACTTTTGATATCAATTCCTACAAAAAAGAAAACATGAAAAATGGCTTTGATGATATAGATTACCTCCTAAACATCAAGGATGAAATCATCACCTTCGCTGAGAATAAGTAA
- a CDS encoding alpha-isopropylmalate synthase regulatory domain-containing protein — protein sequence MGNNRKIEIMDTTLRDGEQTSGVSFLPSEKLQIAKLLLEELKVDRIEVASARVSEGEMEGVKKITQWASEKGYLDRVEVLGFVDTPASVNWILESGAQVMNLLTKGSENHLTHQLKKTPEAHFEDIRKSVEYAQSKKVCVNVYLEDWSNGMRNSMNYTMDLIGQLTQLPVRRIMLPDTLGLLHPREVSHFIKLITSEYADTHFDFHAHNDYDLSVANVLEAIYNGISGIHTTVNGLGERAGNAPLESVIAVLKDFTDFRLSVKENKIFRVSKLVEQFSGQHIPSNKPVVGENVFTQTAGIHADGDNKKNLYFNDLLPERFGRQRKYALGKTSGKANIVKNIQELGISLEPDELTKVTQRIIELGDKKERVTTEDLPYIISDVLQNNSISHNIFIEGYNLSHSKGLRPTVQLKISINGESYEEGSSGDGQYDAFMKALKKIYKSINRELPKLVNYHVTIPPGGKTDAFVETVITWEYGKIFKTKGLDSDQTVAALKATEKMLNIIEQIKINIPGDKKNPKDTPDQEKTNFYGNEYRAIAG from the coding sequence ATGGGTAACAACAGGAAAATAGAAATCATGGATACCACACTGAGGGATGGAGAACAGACCTCAGGAGTTTCTTTCCTGCCTTCAGAAAAGCTTCAGATAGCCAAATTGCTATTGGAAGAACTAAAGGTGGACAGGATTGAGGTGGCATCGGCCAGGGTTTCGGAAGGTGAAATGGAAGGGGTGAAAAAAATTACCCAATGGGCTTCTGAAAAAGGATATTTAGACCGAGTTGAGGTTTTGGGATTCGTGGATACTCCGGCTTCTGTGAACTGGATTTTAGAATCCGGGGCACAGGTGATGAACCTTTTGACAAAGGGTTCAGAAAATCATCTTACCCATCAATTGAAAAAAACACCTGAGGCGCATTTTGAAGATATCCGGAAAAGCGTGGAATATGCCCAATCCAAAAAGGTATGCGTCAATGTCTATTTGGAAGATTGGAGTAATGGAATGAGGAATTCCATGAATTATACCATGGATTTGATTGGTCAATTGACACAATTGCCTGTTCGTAGAATCATGTTACCGGATACTTTGGGACTTTTACATCCTAGGGAAGTCTCGCATTTTATCAAATTGATCACTTCCGAATACGCGGATACCCACTTTGATTTTCATGCCCATAATGATTATGACCTTTCTGTAGCCAACGTGCTCGAAGCCATTTATAATGGAATTTCGGGAATCCATACTACTGTCAACGGTTTGGGAGAAAGGGCCGGAAATGCACCTTTAGAATCGGTTATAGCTGTTTTAAAGGACTTTACTGATTTCAGATTGAGTGTAAAGGAAAACAAGATCTTTAGGGTAAGTAAGTTGGTGGAACAATTTTCCGGACAACATATACCATCCAACAAACCTGTTGTTGGGGAAAATGTATTCACCCAGACTGCAGGCATACATGCTGATGGAGACAATAAAAAGAATCTTTATTTTAATGATCTCCTTCCCGAACGCTTTGGAAGGCAACGGAAATATGCTTTGGGAAAAACCTCAGGCAAAGCCAATATTGTCAAGAATATCCAGGAATTGGGGATTTCCCTAGAACCCGATGAACTTACCAAAGTAACCCAGAGAATTATTGAATTGGGGGATAAAAAGGAGCGGGTCACCACAGAGGATTTACCTTACATCATCTCAGACGTACTTCAAAACAACTCCATATCTCATAATATCTTTATCGAAGGCTATAACCTCAGTCATTCCAAAGGCCTCAGACCAACTGTTCAATTGAAGATCAGCATCAATGGCGAAAGCTATGAGGAAGGTTCATCAGGGGATGGTCAATATGACGCTTTTATGAAGGCCTTGAAAAAGATCTACAAATCTATCAACAGGGAATTACCAAAACTGGTCAATTATCATGTGACCATTCCACCAGGGGGGAAAACAGATGCCTTTGTGGAAACGGTTATTACCTGGGAATATGGGAAGATATTTAAAACCAAAGGTCTTGACAGTGACCAAACTGTAGCAGCATTAAAAGCAACAGAGAAAATGCTCAATATTATTGAGCAGATTAAAATCAATATACCAGGGGATAAAAAAAATCCAAAAGATACCCCAGACCAAGAAAAAACGAACTTTTATGGAAATGAATATCGCGCTATTGCCGGGTGA
- the leuB gene encoding 3-isopropylmalate dehydrogenase: protein MEMNIALLPGDGIGPEVIAQAVKVVNAVAKKFNHKITFEEAPVGATAIDLTGDPYPDSTHQVCLRADAVLFGAIGDPKYDNDPKAKVRPEQGLLSMRKQLGLFANVRPTFTFPSLIHKSPLRLERVEGVDFVFFRELTGGIYFGEPRGRNEQGTKAFDTNVYTKEEITRLARMGFEAAQKRRKLLTCVDKANVLATSRLWRETVQELAPEYPDVKVEYEFVDAVAMRLIQWPKAYDVLITENLFGDILTDEASVISGSMGLMPSASLGTENKLFEPIHGSYPQAAGKDIANPLATVLSAAMMFDYAFDLKAEAQAISDVVNKSLAAGIVTEDIAEGGKAFKTSEVGDWLAENV, encoded by the coding sequence ATGGAAATGAATATCGCGCTATTGCCGGGTGACGGCATCGGCCCTGAAGTAATTGCACAGGCAGTTAAAGTAGTAAATGCTGTCGCCAAAAAATTCAATCACAAAATTACATTTGAGGAAGCACCTGTAGGAGCAACGGCTATTGATCTGACAGGAGATCCATATCCTGATTCCACCCATCAGGTTTGCCTGAGGGCTGATGCCGTTCTTTTTGGAGCCATTGGTGATCCAAAGTATGACAATGATCCTAAGGCAAAGGTCAGGCCTGAACAGGGTCTTTTATCCATGAGGAAGCAATTGGGTTTGTTTGCTAACGTGAGACCGACTTTTACTTTCCCATCTTTGATCCATAAATCTCCTTTGAGATTGGAAAGGGTGGAGGGAGTTGATTTCGTTTTCTTCAGGGAACTGACAGGGGGGATTTACTTTGGAGAACCTAGAGGAAGAAATGAACAAGGTACCAAAGCTTTTGATACCAATGTCTATACCAAAGAGGAAATCACCCGATTGGCAAGAATGGGTTTTGAGGCCGCACAAAAGAGAAGAAAATTACTCACCTGCGTGGATAAAGCCAATGTCTTGGCAACTTCAAGACTATGGAGGGAAACCGTACAGGAATTGGCACCTGAGTATCCTGATGTGAAGGTGGAATATGAATTTGTGGATGCCGTGGCCATGCGCTTGATCCAATGGCCAAAGGCCTATGATGTGTTGATCACAGAAAATCTTTTTGGAGATATTCTGACAGATGAGGCATCTGTGATTTCCGGTTCTATGGGACTGATGCCATCGGCTTCCTTAGGTACCGAGAACAAGCTATTTGAACCCATCCATGGTTCTTATCCACAAGCTGCGGGAAAAGATATTGCCAACCCATTGGCAACCGTGTTATCCGCGGCCATGATGTTTGATTATGCTTTCGATCTCAAAGCTGAGGCACAAGCCATCTCAGATGTCGTCAATAAGTCCTTGGCAGCAGGTATCGTTACAGAGGATATTGCTGAAGGCGGAAAAGCCTTTAAAACTTCGGAAGTAGGCGATTGGTTAGCGGAGAATGTTTAG
- a CDS encoding immunoglobulin domain-containing protein yields the protein MRNFSIAGNLNKVWMLALVAFMVACSQFEAQGPDDVNLENAEELASAFSMDPYGLGLENARVPLEGKGTASEPVSDGGITPYIITGTSGGGNRTCDEVATAYGIGSFENSFEQINTPFTNNTATFGLLTATTDGTFVSWSIEVPEGYCVKYVAAVVKGGNDANVYFYEGDVSGDSGLASPGAGGSGGAASLSNLRFCYTLEEKPDAPIVEGDEECFVEDLVLRATLADGVTIPEGYTLQWYKKVNGEYVALGEGEEPILDEVGSIDYYAAFVNGCSSEMSNAATLTINPLPGPPTGGDQDEEVCDFSKLTATVKDVPDGVSIVWYDAPTGGNVVTDPSLVYDPSGDEVQTATFYAEAVNDETECVSATRTMVTLTLRPCTRECYDDESATGRGNAFTNRRPATWFQWNTRGELITGVDLVYGRQLEKAGSVTISGPDGGFRTITVTLDPGFRFAQDADGNIVSGALKVFASNTQFTQFSGFSGALQSNTATIRVPDTGFYFVHGDIERKIDCPIAD from the coding sequence ATGAGAAACTTTTCAATCGCCGGCAATCTGAACAAGGTTTGGATGCTGGCACTCGTCGCCTTTATGGTGGCATGCTCTCAATTTGAGGCCCAAGGGCCTGATGATGTTAATCTGGAAAATGCTGAGGAATTAGCCTCCGCATTTAGTATGGATCCTTATGGATTAGGATTGGAGAATGCGCGGGTTCCTTTAGAAGGAAAAGGAACTGCTTCGGAACCAGTTTCAGATGGAGGGATAACACCATACATCATAACCGGTACAAGTGGTGGTGGCAATAGAACTTGTGATGAAGTAGCAACTGCATACGGCATCGGTTCTTTTGAAAATTCGTTTGAACAAATAAATACACCATTCACAAACAATACCGCCACATTTGGTTTACTTACTGCCACTACAGATGGAACTTTTGTTTCATGGAGCATAGAAGTTCCAGAAGGATATTGCGTTAAATATGTTGCAGCTGTTGTTAAAGGTGGTAATGATGCCAATGTTTATTTCTATGAAGGAGATGTTAGTGGTGATTCTGGATTGGCTTCTCCTGGCGCTGGTGGTAGTGGCGGTGCTGCTTCATTAAGTAACCTTCGTTTTTGCTATACCTTGGAGGAAAAGCCTGATGCTCCAATAGTGGAAGGTGATGAGGAATGTTTTGTGGAAGACTTGGTACTGAGAGCCACATTGGCGGATGGTGTTACGATTCCGGAGGGATATACACTACAATGGTACAAAAAAGTTAATGGTGAATATGTAGCACTTGGAGAAGGTGAAGAACCAATATTGGATGAAGTGGGCTCTATTGACTATTATGCAGCTTTTGTAAACGGTTGTTCAAGTGAAATGTCAAATGCCGCCACCTTGACTATCAATCCTTTGCCTGGCCCACCAACTGGTGGAGATCAGGATGAGGAAGTCTGTGATTTTAGTAAACTTACAGCTACGGTTAAAGATGTTCCAGATGGAGTCAGCATCGTATGGTATGATGCCCCAACGGGTGGTAATGTGGTTACAGATCCTTCCTTGGTATATGATCCTTCCGGAGACGAGGTTCAAACAGCGACTTTCTATGCTGAGGCTGTAAATGACGAAACAGAATGCGTAAGTGCAACAAGGACCATGGTTACTTTAACATTAAGACCTTGCACAAGGGAATGCTATGATGATGAATCTGCTACTGGTAGAGGCAATGCATTTACTAATAGGCGTCCAGCCACCTGGTTTCAGTGGAATACTAGAGGTGAATTAATAACTGGAGTTGATCTGGTTTATGGCAGGCAACTGGAAAAAGCAGGTAGTGTTACCATTTCTGGTCCTGATGGAGGCTTTAGAACAATAACTGTTACCCTTGATCCAGGTTTTAGATTTGCACAAGATGCTGATGGCAACATCGTAAGCGGTGCGCTTAAAGTTTTCGCTTCTAATACTCAATTTACACAATTCAGTGGGTTCAGCGGAGCTTTACAAAGTAACACCGCAACAATACGTGTTCCGGATACAGGCTTCTACTTTGTTCATGGAGATATAGAAAGAAAGATAGATTGCCCAATTGCAGATTAA
- the truA gene encoding tRNA pseudouridine(38-40) synthase TruA — protein sequence MRSRPFTYLFYIQYLGTGYHGWQKQTGVKTIQGTLEKAFRFILRHEDSIILGASRTDAGVSCNRGAFELFLKHEMPFDLLDAVNAILPSDIRLLEVQPAPSHFNIIQDVAYKEYHYNFAFGEKFHPFAAANLAYFVGYPDIGLMKLGAKLFQGKHNFQSYCSIDKVSDDYFREIIEADIIQHANAGLGLIPKQAYTFIVKGKGFLRYQIRKMITVLIELGLGNLSLEEIAQSLKKPELQNIPIHAPANGLVLEKVEFIKKVDSLGL from the coding sequence ATGCGGTCCCGACCTTTTACTTACCTATTTTATATTCAATACCTCGGGACAGGTTATCACGGGTGGCAAAAACAGACCGGCGTCAAAACTATTCAAGGGACTTTGGAAAAAGCCTTCCGGTTTATCCTCAGGCATGAAGATTCTATCATCCTCGGTGCAAGCAGGACAGATGCCGGAGTGTCTTGTAACAGGGGAGCTTTCGAATTATTTCTCAAACATGAAATGCCATTTGATCTTCTTGATGCTGTCAATGCAATATTACCCTCGGATATCAGATTATTGGAAGTTCAACCGGCTCCATCCCATTTCAATATCATTCAGGATGTAGCTTACAAGGAATATCATTACAACTTTGCTTTCGGGGAGAAGTTCCATCCTTTTGCAGCAGCAAATTTGGCCTATTTTGTAGGATATCCGGATATTGGATTAATGAAGTTAGGGGCTAAGTTGTTTCAAGGAAAGCACAACTTTCAAAGCTATTGTTCAATTGATAAAGTGAGCGATGACTATTTCAGGGAAATTATAGAGGCGGATATTATCCAACATGCCAATGCAGGATTGGGATTGATTCCCAAGCAGGCATATACCTTCATAGTAAAAGGAAAGGGATTCTTACGGTATCAAATCCGGAAGATGATTACGGTACTGATTGAATTGGGATTGGGAAATTTAAGCTTGGAAGAAATTGCGCAGTCATTGAAAAAACCTGAACTCCAAAACATTCCCATACATGCCCCTGCAAATGGTCTGGTTCTCGAAAAAGTCGAATTTATCAAAAAGGTTGATTCTTTGGGCCTTTAA
- a CDS encoding enoyl-ACP reductase FabI gives MPENLLKGKLGIITGALDENSIAWKAALKAHEQGAKFVLTNAPIAMRMGAIKELAEHCNTIIIPADATSLEDIEKLYAESKEYLGGNFDFLLHSIGMSPNIRKGRSYGDLNYDWVNKSYDVSAISFHKMMHIAEKMDIMNEWGSILGLSYIAAQRVYPFYTDMADAKALLESIARGYGYRYGKLKKVRVNTISQSPTKTTAGTGIGGFDAFYNFAESMSPLGNASAEACADYIITMFSDLTRYVTMQNLFHDGGYSTTGISEELMEQFRDL, from the coding sequence ATGCCTGAGAATTTATTGAAAGGAAAGCTAGGAATCATCACAGGAGCCTTAGATGAAAACTCCATTGCTTGGAAAGCTGCTTTGAAAGCTCACGAACAAGGTGCGAAGTTTGTACTGACCAATGCGCCAATTGCGATGAGAATGGGGGCTATCAAAGAATTGGCAGAACATTGCAATACTATTATTATTCCTGCCGATGCCACTTCCTTGGAAGATATTGAAAAATTATATGCCGAATCAAAGGAATATTTGGGTGGAAATTTTGACTTTTTGTTGCATTCGATAGGCATGTCACCCAACATCCGAAAAGGCCGATCCTATGGCGATCTGAACTATGATTGGGTTAATAAATCCTATGATGTATCCGCTATTTCTTTTCACAAAATGATGCATATCGCCGAGAAAATGGATATAATGAATGAATGGGGCTCCATTCTCGGTTTGTCATACATCGCTGCACAAAGGGTTTATCCTTTTTATACAGATATGGCTGATGCCAAAGCTTTATTGGAAAGTATTGCCAGAGGATATGGCTACAGATATGGTAAATTGAAGAAAGTAAGGGTAAATACTATTTCCCAATCACCGACCAAAACTACAGCAGGAACAGGAATCGGCGGGTTTGACGCCTTCTACAATTTTGCTGAATCCATGTCCCCATTAGGTAATGCTTCAGCTGAGGCTTGTGCGGATTATATCATCACCATGTTTTCAGACCTCACTAGATATGTCACCATGCAGAACCTCTTCCATGATGGCGGATACTCCACAACAGGCATCTCAGAGGAATTGATGGAGCAGTTCAGGGATTTGTAG
- the recN gene encoding DNA repair protein RecN translates to MLKSLTIANYALIQNLEMEPSPYLNMITGETGAGKSIMLGAVGLLLGNRADIKTLLDTDKKCVVEGNFSIQDYGLEDFFKNEDLDFEKESIIRREISPSGKSRAFINDTPVRLETLKDLGKYLMDIHSQHDNLLLGDGEYQLGLVDAFSSNKTEHDAYLLSYLKFQAAKKSLDKLSLEALELKKEADFNKFQLEELSVLRLVEGEQLDLENEQEILENAEDIKSKIQEILSQLNDEEFGGLKTLASANQSIQQLTRFAHKFEPYGERFKSVLIELKDIAESMEEEDGLIEVDFEKLEIVRERLSKIYHLQQKHGVDSVEGLMELEKELADKVFQVENLDDALEKLQKEKELAEKELMEKGDALSKKRMSAFLPFSNQLASLLHQLGMENAQIDFSHEKTSPTKNGLDKIDILFSANKGVKPQALKQVASGGEFSRLIFAIKYIMADKMALPTLIFDEIDTGVSGEVALQMVRMMQDIAKKHQVICISHLPQVAAKGNQHYFVYKDNSSEKTISKIKLLQGEERILEIAKMIAGENPSNTAFENARELLER, encoded by the coding sequence ATGCTCAAATCCCTCACCATTGCAAACTATGCACTGATTCAAAATTTAGAAATGGAGCCCAGTCCATATCTGAATATGATTACTGGTGAAACAGGTGCGGGTAAATCCATTATGCTTGGTGCAGTAGGACTTTTGTTGGGAAACAGAGCAGATATTAAGACTCTGCTCGATACTGACAAAAAATGTGTGGTAGAAGGGAATTTCTCCATTCAGGATTATGGGCTGGAGGATTTTTTCAAGAATGAAGACCTGGACTTTGAAAAGGAATCAATCATTCGAAGAGAAATAAGCCCTTCAGGAAAATCCCGGGCATTTATCAATGATACGCCTGTAAGATTGGAAACCCTCAAAGATTTGGGTAAGTATCTTATGGATATTCATTCCCAGCACGATAACCTGCTTTTGGGGGATGGGGAATACCAACTCGGATTGGTAGACGCTTTTTCATCGAATAAAACTGAACATGATGCATACCTTTTGTCCTACTTAAAATTTCAAGCTGCTAAAAAATCTTTGGATAAATTGTCTCTGGAAGCCTTGGAATTAAAGAAAGAAGCTGATTTCAATAAATTCCAATTGGAAGAGCTTTCGGTCCTCCGATTGGTGGAAGGTGAACAATTGGATTTGGAAAATGAACAGGAGATCCTGGAAAATGCTGAGGATATTAAATCCAAAATACAGGAAATACTTTCCCAGTTGAATGATGAGGAGTTCGGTGGATTAAAGACTTTGGCGTCGGCCAATCAAAGTATTCAGCAATTGACAAGATTTGCTCATAAATTCGAACCTTATGGGGAAAGATTCAAAAGTGTTTTGATAGAGTTGAAGGATATTGCCGAAAGTATGGAAGAAGAAGATGGGCTCATTGAAGTGGATTTTGAAAAACTGGAAATTGTAAGGGAAAGATTAAGCAAAATATATCACTTACAACAAAAACACGGGGTCGATTCTGTTGAGGGATTGATGGAGTTGGAAAAAGAATTAGCAGACAAGGTATTTCAGGTAGAAAACTTGGATGATGCTTTGGAAAAACTTCAAAAAGAAAAGGAACTTGCAGAAAAGGAATTAATGGAAAAGGGAGATGCACTGTCAAAAAAAAGGATGTCAGCATTTCTTCCTTTTTCAAATCAACTTGCTTCCTTATTACACCAACTTGGAATGGAGAACGCCCAAATCGATTTCTCCCATGAAAAAACCAGTCCCACAAAAAACGGTCTGGATAAAATCGACATTCTTTTTTCAGCCAACAAGGGTGTCAAACCTCAAGCCTTAAAACAAGTGGCCTCAGGCGGTGAATTTTCCCGTTTGATTTTTGCCATCAAATACATTATGGCTGATAAAATGGCTCTTCCTACTCTTATTTTTGATGAAATAGACACAGGAGTCTCCGGAGAGGTAGCACTTCAAATGGTACGCATGATGCAGGATATTGCCAAAAAACATCAGGTAATCTGTATCAGTCACCTCCCCCAAGTGGCCGCAAAAGGCAATCAGCATTATTTTGTTTATAAAGACAACAGTTCCGAAAAAACCATCAGCAAGATCAAATTGCTCCAAGGAGAGGAAAGAATCCTCGAAATTGCCAAAATGATAGCCGGAGAAAATCCATCCAATACAGCATTTGAAAATGCTAGGGAGTTGTTGGAGAGGTAG
- the porD gene encoding type IX secretion system protein PorD, translating into MKFNVRIIFVLFLFFLCNLSGFSQELNFTVIINSDRARTQETAIFTDMKVNFEQFLNGRSWTNDKFQPNERIKGNLLITISDMPQVGFYNATVQIQTVRPIYGTNYESLVMNFIDRNWSFEFLQSQPLEFNRFSFLNNISSLLAYYAYISLGFDYDSFSLRGGDPYFEIANTIVNNAQQSPRPGWGPSPNDRRNRYWLINDIYTSSVFSSIREAIYLYHRKGMDVILTNPEEGYQNILQAIKLVAEANEAQPNSIFTIAFIDAKSDEISKILKNAPKEIRTQAVELLLRLDPNNSRRYNDLLKG; encoded by the coding sequence ATGAAATTCAACGTGAGGATAATATTTGTTTTGTTTTTATTTTTTCTCTGCAATCTTTCAGGTTTCAGTCAGGAACTGAATTTCACAGTAATTATTAACAGCGACAGGGCAAGGACCCAAGAGACTGCAATTTTTACAGACATGAAAGTCAATTTTGAACAGTTCTTAAATGGCAGATCATGGACAAATGACAAATTTCAACCCAATGAAAGAATCAAAGGCAATTTATTGATTACCATCAGTGACATGCCTCAAGTTGGGTTTTACAATGCTACCGTACAGATTCAGACTGTCAGACCAATCTATGGCACAAATTATGAGAGCTTGGTCATGAATTTTATTGACCGGAACTGGTCTTTTGAATTTCTTCAATCCCAGCCTCTTGAGTTCAACCGCTTCTCATTTTTAAATAACATCAGCTCTCTGCTTGCATACTATGCCTATATTTCATTAGGATTTGATTATGACAGCTTTTCCTTAAGAGGGGGCGATCCATATTTTGAAATAGCCAACACAATCGTCAATAACGCCCAGCAATCTCCCAGACCGGGATGGGGACCTAGCCCTAATGACAGGAGAAACCGGTATTGGCTGATCAATGATATATATACTTCCTCTGTTTTCAGCAGTATCAGAGAGGCAATCTACCTTTACCACAGAAAAGGAATGGATGTTATTCTGACAAATCCTGAAGAAGGATATCAGAATATACTTCAGGCCATAAAGTTGGTGGCTGAAGCAAATGAAGCCCAACCCAACAGCATCTTCACCATTGCATTTATTGACGCCAAAAGCGATGAAATCAGTAAGATACTGAAAAATGCACCCAAAGAAATCCGAACTCAGGCTGTAGAATTGCTTTTACGGCTTGATCCTAATAATTCAAGGAGATACAACGATCTTTTGAAAGGTTAA
- the coaBC gene encoding bifunctional phosphopantothenoylcysteine decarboxylase/phosphopantothenate--cysteine ligase CoaBC: MQLKGKRILLGVTGSIAAYKSAILVRLLVKEGAEVQVVMSTSALDFITPLTLATLSKNAVHHQFHDPKSGKWTNHVELGLWADLFLIAPISANTISKFANGICDNLLSATYLSSRCPVMIAPAMDLDMYQHPSVKSNLEKLLSFGNLILDAEDGELASGLSGFGRLMEPEHILEHVIGHFSKNGIFAGKKILITSGPTQEAIDPVRFISNHSSGKMGAAIADAFADKGGEVYLVLGVGAKKPSNPNIKIYPVKSARDMYQSASNLHSQMDICVFAAAVADYAPKDIASEKIKKEGEGMTLDLVKNVDIALSLGKLKKPHQIHIGFALETENEEFNAKAKLTKKNFDMIVLNSMKDTGAGFQLDTNKVSLFFEDGRSLISNVLPKKQIAELILEGIKNIPVKI; this comes from the coding sequence ATGCAACTTAAAGGAAAGCGTATATTATTAGGAGTCACAGGTAGTATTGCTGCCTATAAATCAGCAATACTAGTTAGACTATTGGTCAAAGAAGGTGCGGAAGTTCAGGTCGTAATGAGTACTTCCGCCCTTGATTTCATTACCCCATTGACCTTGGCTACCCTTTCCAAAAACGCAGTTCACCATCAATTTCATGACCCAAAGTCTGGAAAATGGACAAATCACGTAGAGTTGGGTCTTTGGGCAGATTTATTTTTGATAGCTCCCATTTCTGCCAATACGATTTCCAAATTTGCGAACGGTATCTGTGATAACCTTTTGTCTGCTACCTATCTATCTTCAAGATGCCCGGTAATGATCGCTCCTGCCATGGATCTGGATATGTATCAGCATCCATCTGTTAAGAGTAACCTGGAAAAATTGTTGAGTTTCGGTAATTTAATCCTTGATGCTGAAGATGGTGAACTTGCGAGCGGTCTATCAGGATTTGGAAGATTAATGGAACCGGAACATATTCTTGAACATGTCATAGGTCACTTTTCCAAGAATGGGATTTTTGCAGGAAAAAAAATCCTAATTACCTCAGGACCTACCCAGGAGGCAATTGACCCCGTAAGATTCATCAGCAATCATTCTTCCGGAAAAATGGGAGCAGCTATAGCTGATGCATTTGCTGACAAAGGCGGCGAAGTTTACCTTGTTTTGGGAGTAGGTGCCAAAAAACCAAGCAACCCCAATATAAAAATATATCCGGTAAAAAGTGCTAGGGATATGTATCAGTCGGCATCCAATCTTCATTCCCAAATGGATATATGTGTTTTTGCTGCTGCAGTGGCTGATTATGCCCCCAAAGATATCGCATCAGAAAAGATCAAGAAAGAAGGAGAGGGAATGACCTTGGACCTTGTTAAAAACGTTGATATTGCCCTTTCTTTAGGTAAACTGAAAAAACCTCATCAAATCCACATTGGTTTTGCTCTGGAAACAGAAAATGAGGAATTCAATGCCAAGGCTAAACTTACCAAGAAAAATTTTGATATGATTGTCCTCAACTCTATGAAAGATACCGGGGCTGGATTCCAATTGGATACCAACAAGGTCAGTCTGTTTTTTGAGGATGGCCGATCTTTAATCTCAAATGTCCTTCCAAAAAAACAAATCGCAGAACTTATTTTGGAAGGAATAAAAAACATCCCTGTTAAAATCTGA
- a CDS encoding DNA-directed RNA polymerase subunit omega has translation MAINPSIITRDLDKVSEPTGNLYESIHIVSQRAKQISSTMKEELNNKLSEFASTVDNLEEVFENKEQIEISKFYERMPKPSTLAMEEFMEKKLYFRHPDTTTEGE, from the coding sequence ATGGCAATCAATCCATCAATTATCACCAGAGATTTGGATAAGGTTTCGGAACCAACCGGAAATCTTTATGAATCCATTCATATTGTATCTCAAAGAGCAAAACAGATTTCTTCTACCATGAAAGAAGAACTCAACAATAAGCTTTCTGAGTTTGCTTCCACTGTCGATAATCTTGAAGAAGTATTTGAAAACAAAGAACAAATTGAAATTTCCAAATTCTATGAAAGAATGCCAAAACCATCAACTTTGGCTATGGAGGAATTCATGGAGAAGAAGTTATATTTCAGACATCCTGATACAACCACCGAAGGTGAATAA